The nucleotide window ATTTCTTCTTAGGCTAAGATAAGCGCTAGCTTGTAGCTAATGACGTTATGACTGTTCCCCGGCATCATTTAGTGTCTGACACCATCAATAATCTTAAATTAAGACATTTTACAGAAACGTAAATTAGTAATGTTCTTTTTGTAGTAGATCTATAACTATCCTAACCAACTATTGAACGATTGATGTTCAATCAAATGTTCTAAATAGGTACTGTAATGGGTTTGGCTGGTTTTGCAGTCTGATTAGTCACAGTTGGATTTGGTCTAAATTAAACTAGgcgtgttttctttttcttggtCTAGTGTTTGTCAGTCAATAGGAGTGAGTTATACAGGTCAGCCTCCAGTACTATTAATAAACTGCATTAGAGCCTCACAATTTGAGTGTAGAGCCCATGTGTACAGAGAAGCTCTCTCGTGCGACTTACGTCGAGCAGATAACTGAACAAAAATATATCAAGCAGTGGTTGTTGCTGTCTTATGTCTTAAGAATATGTTTCCTttcccacacaggcacacatcatGGGCTGTTATGAATAAAAGGTTGCCATCATGATTGGAGGACTATTCATCTACAACCACAAGGGGGAGGTGTTGATCTCTCGCGTCTACCGGGATGACATAGGGTCAGTAGTTTTCTGAGCAATTAATGATGTCCATGGGAGTTTTGGAGAATGGTGAAGCTGGTATTTAAAGACAGGAACAGTAGAGAGGAAGCACATCAACAACCAAACAGTTAGGGAGTCATGACTCCATAATTTTGATTGTGCATTTGCATGGCTGTGTTTGTTCATCATGATTGTCCGTTCTTGGGAGCacattcctcctccttctccttcctccatgtAATTGTGATGTCGTACAACTTGAAACGTGAAGCCTGACATGCTTGGCAAAGATGAGATCCGGGCTATAGCCAGCCGAGCCTCTGAGCAACGTACCATTCAGCTCTAGCGTTGCTAAGAAACGAAGTCCAACACTAAGCGACTAGCCCAAGGCCTGCGTTCTCATTCACGGGATCTGTCATTTCAGCCAGCACTGTGGCCTTAGCATGACCTCTTAGCATATCACATCATCTTTCATCTCTATCATGCCTCTCCTGTAGTTCTGCTGTAGACCTTTGCTTTATCCTGCCTGATGTGTCCTCCCAACTATCTAATGAATGGGTTCTGTGTTAGGTTGTGTTGACTCTGTGTCCTTCACattgtgtctattgtgtgtggtgtgtctagCTCTAACCATCTGTCTTGATGTTATTCCCAACTCCACCTCTTCCTGTGCTTTTCCTGTTTATCTTTTATGTGTCTCTTCACCCATTTTGCTGGTGTCATTTGTCTTCATATTCATCTTGCCCTTGGCTACTTTAGGAATAGGTAAGATATGCTTGGCAAGTGACAACATTATGAATGCTCCCCCATGCCAGCATGCCAGTTCCAGATTTCTACGCTCCCTGACCATAATTTGAATTCAGGAACTCGTATACAGTATGAACCAGCCTACAGGCAACTGCCTGAAAATACTTTAATCCCTCTCTGGAAAAACTGGAGGAAGATCTTTTGAGACTGAGAAATTATTATTGTGCAACAAAGCACACTTTTGAAGCAGTACTACAGACAAATTGTGTTtggaaatgtgttttctgaagtGTTGTGGGTGGAGTATGAAAGCCTAAATCACATTTCTTTTGTCCAAAAAGCATGTGACTTTGTCCTTCATTTTAATTAGAATGTTGCAAACCCCTGTGTTATTTCAATTTACATATGCCTACAGTAACGTTTGGTGCTCTCCCCTTCTGAGATTCTTCCCATTCTTCTTGTAAACTACTCTTAAGTCTGACATGTCTACCTTTCCCCCTGGTGTCCCCCCTACCCTGTTTTGTTAATAGACGCAATGCGGTGGACGCGTTCCGTGTGAACGTGATCCACGCACGCCAGCAGGTGCGCTCCCCGGTCAACAACATAGCCCGCACCTCCTTCTTCCATGTCAAGCGCTCCAACATCTGGCTTGCGGCCGTCACCAAGCAGAACGTCAATGCTGCCATGGTGTTTGAGTTCCTCTACAAGATGTGTGACGTCATGGCCGCCTACTTTGGCAAGATCAGCGAGGAGAACATCAAGAACAATTTTGTGCTGATCTATGAGCTGCTGGACGGTAAACAGTGTCTGctactacacgcacacacacacacacacacacacacacacacacacacatgcacaatagGGAAAGAGAAATACATTTAGGATTTGCTTAGTGTTTGCCAAGGAAGTGTTTGTGGAAGGCTTTGATAATGAGGTGACTTAACTGAATGCAGTCTCTTTAATGGATGTTAGTGTGTGCTTAATTACAACATCTTATTGAGTGTGGGTGTTTAATTATGGGATATCGTAGACATTGCTGTTTACATACCACCACTGCAGAATTCCAAGTCCCAGTAGCGATTCCTTCTAAAATGGGCCGTAGTCAGCATTTCTGCTGTGCTGTTGTTTTTTTAGGTTTTGATTTTTATAACAGTTAGATGGGAAAATTGAAACCTAAAGAAAATATAGCGCAGGCAGTTGTTTGTAGTGTGCCGATGTGCTGCTGATATACGAAGACCTTTCCAACTTCCACTGACATGTTTTGTGCGTCCCATGACTATCATATTTGTTGGGGCCATTCACAAGTGAGGTTAGTATTAAGGTGACCACCCCCCAACTGATAAGCTTGCAGCCAAACCTGTGGTTAGCCGGACAGTCCTCCTGGTTCTTGGTCTCACGGTCACCTTCCTTTGTAGAGATCCTGGACTTTGGATACCCCCAGAACTCGGAGACTGGCGCCCTGAAGACCTTCATCACCCAGCAGGGGATCAAGAGCCAGGTGGGTGAGATGAGTGGGAAGCCAGGCGCAGTCTAGTTCAGGGTCATGTCTACCTGAAGCTGTCTGTGGACCCCTAGACGTGGGGCTTTATTAGAGAAGAATGACACGAGTGGAGGTGAAGTGTGTAATGTCTTTCTTTTGTCACCTCCATTTCAACACGGACCATGTTTCTCTGCGAATTCGGGCTATTCTGTTCTCCAGCACCATGTGAGTATCCTCATTAGGACGTGTTAAAATAAGGCATTCATGTATAATCTGTACTGAcgtccgtctctccctctttcctccctccttggCCTTCCGCTGtatcctcctccatccttccatccaccTCTCCTAACAGACCAAGGAGGAGCAGTCCCAGATCACCAGTCAGGTGACGGGACAAATTGGTTGGCGTCGGGAGGGCATCAAGTACCGCCGCAATGAGCTCTTCCTCGACGTGCTGGAGAGCGTCAATCTGCTGATGTCTCCTCaaggtaaaaaacaaacaaaccccccccccccaaaaaaaacacctgTCTTCAACCCCTCTCAAAAACACCTGTCTTCAACCCCTCTCAAAAACACCTGTCTTCAACCCCTCTCAAAAACACAGTCTTACAACCCGCTCATAAGTCACAAACAAAGAGTCTTCCTGTCCTGGTGTTGACCCCTGGCTGTCTCGACCGCCCAGGCCAGGTGCTGAGTGCCCATGTCTCTGGGAGAGTGGTGATGAAGAGCTACCTGAGCGGGATGCCCGAGTGCAAGTTCGGCATGAACGACAAGATCGTCATTGACAAGCAGGGCAAGGGCGGGGCCACCGACGAGGCAGCCAAGAGGTGAGATTCCGACGGGACTCAGGACAAGCCAGCGCTCACTATCACATGGCTCTTATGTCAAAGAAAAaagacttttttttcttccaaagtTGTCCTTGACTTTGTTTTGGCGAAGACAAGCCCTcttcaaggggggggggggggggggggatctgttaTATGAAATCAGTCGCTCTGGCtaaatgttttgatttgaaCAGTACAATGCAGAAGATCCCAAAGCACAGCAGGTGACAGGTAGGAGAAATAAGATAGAGTTGCATAATGTAGAGACCTAAGATTAAAGAAAGCTGTGCATTGCTTCTTTGAGGTAAAAGTTGGATGGTTGAGTGTTGGCTGCATCAAATCATGAAGTTCTGTTATTGACCTCCAAAGACGTTTCTTCATTAGCAGTAACTGACaacttgatttaaaaaaaacatgcttTAAAGTGAAAGCATGCATTGAATCATTCTGCAACTAATTCACATGGCTTGTTTTATGACACTACCGTATATGGTGCTTATGTAAAGTGATTTAAGTTATGTTATTTTTTtaagtgtttgtgtttccccCCCTTTTGATTCGTGTTTAATTTTCTCCCTTCTCTGTGCTGGACCTCAGTGAGTTAGGGGGCAGGTAGCGTACCTCTCTCACTTGGTCAGACTGCTCCTCATTCTCAGTCTGCATCTGccctttgtcccccccccccccctccaatacTAGCCACAGGGCATGCAAGTCAAACGACCAAACAAGCTGTATGGTGTGACTTTGACTTGCATGACTCGGTATGTTTGTGTTATCAGGGTGACCTGAACCTGAGCTCGCTATGTGCATTGGCTTGATGGTACATTGACTCAGTCATGGTCATTTCGTTTATTTTCCCCAGTGACCCGTATGGTGTTGTCGGTGTGTGTTTGATGAGAACTCCATTCATCCTGTCACTGTTTGTTTCTGTCTCCAGGGTTGTTTGTCTACGTTTTGTGTTATTGTGACAGACACTAGACCATTGCGGTTCTGTGTGTAGCGGACTCCATAATGcccatgtcagtgtgtgttgttgtcacAGCGTTCACTGATGTCAACTCTGTAGCATTTACTAACATGTAGTGGGGGTCTGGAACCACGTGGACCGTAGATTGTAGTCGGTCATCACTTCCCTTTTTCACATAGTCAACTTTTATTTTCTCACTTCCTCTTTTCAACCTCCaataatccctctctctctctcgtccttttATTTCCCTCTCCCACCAGTGGGAAGCAATCCATAGCCATTGATGACTGCACATTCCACCAGTGTGTGCGCCTCAGCAAGTTTGACTCGGAGCGCAGTATCAGCTTCATCCCGCCGGACGGAGACTACGAGCTCATGAGGTCACActcctttttgtgtgtgtgtgtgtgattgagagagtgtgtttgcctGTCGATTTGTTGTTCTCCTGAGGGAGTTAACTGTTCTTCTCTTTTATGCAGGTACCGCACCACCAAGGACATCATCTTGCCCTTCCGTGTTATTCCTCTGGTGAGGGAGGTTGGCCGCACCAAGCTGGAGGTCAAGGTGGTCATCAAGTCCAACTTCAAGCCCTCTCTCCTGGCACAGAAGATCGAGGTATGGCAGCCCATTTTCCCTTTAAGGCGTGCAACCTCTCGTGATCTGCGTGGTTGGTTCTGGCAGCATACGATCACTTATGTGACAAGAACCTAAGGAACAGCACATCTTCAAATGATGAAACAGGACAGTATATAGAAGGGATTTTTGTTTGACAACATTTTGATCATACACCCTCTCCCTTCAGGTCCGCATTCCCACCCCTCTCAACACCAGCGGGGTCCAGGTGATCTGCATGAAGGGCAAGGCTAAGTACAAAGCTAGCGAAAACGCCATCGTCTGGAAGTGAGTTTTCATCATAGTTGAATGAACCAATACAGAAGCCAGTGTTTAATTTCCTGTTTGCTAGTGGTTTTGTCAACTTTGTGTACAAAACAAGCTTTGTAAATAGTGATAGTTGTACTTGTGGTGTCTGTGCTCTGACTGCTGGGTCTGTCCGACTGGTTATTTGTGCAGGATCAAGCGCATGGCAGGGATGAAGGAGTCTCAGATCAGCGCTGAGATCGAGCTGCTGCCCACCAACGACAAGAAGAAGTGGGCACGCCCCCCCATCTCCATGAACTTTGAGGTGAACTCTCTTGACATACTCAATGACCTCGACAGCCAGGCTACGATCAAGTAGCCTCAAACACGATTAACCCTCTGCAGTATTGATCTTaacctctcaaccccccccccccccccctctcaaagGTCCCCTTCGCTCCCTCCGGCCTGAAGGTTCGCTACCTGAAGGTGTTCGAGCCCAAGCTGAACTACAGCGACCATGATGTCATCAAATGGGTGCGTTACATCGGGCGCAGCGGGATATATGAGACCCGCTGCTAACGGCCCTCACTCTCCAGGGAGCAGCAGGAAGACTGGAACAAGGGAGGAGTCGCGTTGTGAGACCGTTTGAAACTCCTATCTTTTATGTGTGCTGGCTTAAAGCTTGGATAAAACGGGAGGGGGTGCATTTTAGAGGAATAAGTGAACATGCTGATGTAGATGTGGACAGGAACATCGTTTTCCTCGAGATGTGGTTTACATTTCGGCTGTTGCTCGACCATCCTATGTATTCCCCATGACTGTGTCCTCTGTCATACATGTGATCAGCTGAACTAGGACCCCTCGATGCTGGTGTAGGACTAGACGTTCTTTGTTTCCTGTAGCATTTAGCTAGCACCATCCTAATGCCAGTCCCACGCCTAGCCCCCTCATCTCCACTGGTGTAATCACTATTTAGTCTAGAGAGTACTGTTTAAGAAGGAGGCATTGCAGGTGTAACACTATTTCCCATTCATtttatacagttttttttaacatCCCTACTCACCTTGGTGTATTAGTTATGGAATTGTCAGTTTTTGTAGGTAGTGCTTTGTCCATCCATACGTTTTGCCACCTATTCTATTATTGCACTCAGTCATCCTTTTCCCCTCGTCCAGTAGATGTTCATTTCATTATTGTATTTTCTCTACCCATGCAGATTATAATGAAATGTTTTTGCTGTGGTATCTGTTGGTTTGTTTTGTGTCAGTGCTGCAGATAATTTTCTGTGTGACCAAAATTGCAAGTATgagaaacaggaaaaaaactaaacacaaaaaaatatataaaaaaaacaaaacaggaatCTGTCTCAATATATAAACACGTTTCTACGTTATTTGAGCTTGGTGGAGCTAGTCCCATGTTTCTTGCTGTCGGTGTCTGTAGAAGTCTGTTgaactgacctgtgtgtgtgcgcgtgtgttgcTGTTCAGCCAGTTTGTAAAACATCTCTCAGGAGTCTGGAATGTGTATTTTCTCATGCCCCTTACTTGGGCAAACGAGCAACTCCATACACTATGCTCTGATACCCCAAGCCTAGCTTACTAACCTATCTTTAGATCCGTTTACTGAAGTATTTATGGCACAAGTGTTGGGAGTGTTACTTAGGACGAGGAGTGTACAAAATGTCAATTGAAATCGGTTTTGTACCAGACTTTTCTTGTCTGCAGTTGAAACAAACATTCCACCCATGTCTTCATAATTAATGCATTCCTCTTGACGTCTTTAGCTGTCAAATCATGACTTTTGTGCATCAGATCATATGGGCATTGAGATTATCATTCATGTAGTTGTCCATACCTGTTATTATTTGATATCCCTGCATTGTAATATAATATTCAATACTAATAACCTGTCAACTGGAATGAGGTTTCCAAAACCAGTATCTCACCAGAAAAGGCCCCACTATTCCTGCCAAACCCTGGGAGATGGACAGGTCGGAGGTTCTTAGGGTAGTCCCTCCTCAGCTACAGTACAATGTGTTTGATCCCCATTTAACTTTGTGACTGTAAATGTAATCCTAATAAAAAGGTGTAAGCAATTATTCTTGATGATATATGTTTTCTTTGCATGCTATGAAATATGTCTAGACAGCAAAAATAGTTGAATGAGCGTTAACCCAGTGGTTGTCAAACTGACTACCAAGGAAGATCAGGACACAAATATATTTCTCAGGATAGAAACGAAAACTTCAATCACATTTAAGGGGCCAGCCAAATGGGACTAACTTATTTTATAATAAAAAGGAATGATGTGTATAGATATTTTTATCATGATTAATCTAAAGTACTTTGACTTGGATCCAGACACATAGCTACATACACtgcaatgtatttttttttgtatgtgtttctgtgtaattCAGGATAGCCTGTCCTTAGCAGGTAACCTAAGCACATGTCTAAGGGGTGTCCCTCAATGTCTCACCCATGAAGTGTGGATACCATCTACTCACAAAGTAATGTTGCTGTGGTCTGGGTTCGAgtccccccagacacacatttCCTGCATTAAACAAGAAATATTAAAACTAAAAAtactaaaatatatatatttaaagaaTTTGAAACTAAAACTGTGAAACTATTGTTCACATAATTTGTGTGTTTAATTCTGTGAATTCTTGAATGGCATCTAGTGTTTGGAGTGAATTGTtggagaaaaagacaaaaaaattgCAATTTTCTTTGtgatgaaaggaaaacaaagtTGGGGTACAAAGTGGCTGTTTAAGAAATAACGTTGTGAGTGTTAACGTCGACAGACAGATGAATGGATAGATGAGTAATTAAATTCTCATCTCTCAGGGACCCCTGAAAGAAGATCTCCTGTCAGACtttttttgcttttcccccTTCCGCCTTCCTTTGCTATTTTCCCTCTGCGCCTTCCCATGGAGAGTGACACGGCAGGGTCATGGAGGCCCGAGTTCCGCAGTCACCTGGAATGCAGCCAGAGCCTTGGACCGGAGCCAGATCCAGTGAGGGGTGGGACTTAATGAGCCTGCCATTCAGGTGCCCTTAACCAGAACTCTCACGTCAACATGCAGTTTACTGTATAGACGTATTCACCCAAGTACCAACATCTACTGCGTGCCATGATTGTTGAGGAGACTTAAAATTCATCCTAATTATTTCTGTCTGCCTTCAAAAGACAAATATGAAGTAGGCTAATCAAATGGCGATATTTCACTAGGAGAAACAGAAGCAACAAAGCCACATTTGTAGATTCAATATCCCTGAATCGATTATTTAATGCGCTATTACACAACACCAAAATGACTTGCTGTATCCATTTAAGTTTCCAGGGGTTTTCTATTTAAAACCACAGGCTGTCTTGGGGCCTTCCTGAGGTCAGCTTGAGTGATTGGGTTAGTGGGCAACTGTGGAACACTTGGCCCAGTAGAGTGGGCCCAATGCCAAActgtttcactgccaacatttaAATCTAGACAATGGATTTTAAAAATTAGAAAACACTTAATATGCTGAGTTTGCTGACTTTCAAATGATTGTTCAAGCATTTTCTCAAGGTGACTAGGTTTGTGCATTGATGCAACCACTGTATGAGTCAATGAGGTCAACTGAAGCCTTTCCATGATGGAGTCCCAATGTGTAAATCGACTGGTAAAAGTTACAACCCATCATGGTAGCCTATTTGTCTTTGCTGAAATGTATCAATTATATCCGGGTCTAAT belongs to Hypomesus transpacificus isolate Combined female chromosome 15, fHypTra1, whole genome shotgun sequence and includes:
- the ap2m1b gene encoding AP-2 complex subunit mu-B, translating into MIGGLFIYNHKGEVLISRVYRDDIGRNAVDAFRVNVIHARQQVRSPVNNIARTSFFHVKRSNIWLAAVTKQNVNAAMVFEFLYKMCDVMAAYFGKISEENIKNNFVLIYELLDEILDFGYPQNSETGALKTFITQQGIKSQHHTKEEQSQITSQVTGQIGWRREGIKYRRNELFLDVLESVNLLMSPQGQVLSAHVSGRVVMKSYLSGMPECKFGMNDKIVIDKQGKGGATDEAAKSGKQSIAIDDCTFHQCVRLSKFDSERSISFIPPDGDYELMRYRTTKDIILPFRVIPLVREVGRTKLEVKVVIKSNFKPSLLAQKIEVRIPTPLNTSGVQVICMKGKAKYKASENAIVWKIKRMAGMKESQISAEIELLPTNDKKKWARPPISMNFEVPFAPSGLKVRYLKVFEPKLNYSDHDVIKWVRYIGRSGIYETRC